A stretch of Myroides oncorhynchi DNA encodes these proteins:
- a CDS encoding TonB-dependent receptor — MRKFLSLLLVISFVNAYSQSTVNMTGTVLDSLKKPIEVATVYLSKERDSSLVEYTMTDAKGNFKLAFNKVSEPVLFKISMIGYKDFTKKFDKGISEDIDLKILILNEYGNQLDEVVIVAEAPPIRIKKDTLEFNASSFKVRPDANLEELLKNLPGVQLDENKKITVNGKPVNEILVNGKPFFNEDGAVALENLPAEIIKKVQITDKKTKREKFTGEKSRSDDASINITIDEDKNKGHFGRVSGGYGTDDHYESGLFLNTFNKHRKVSLIGSANNINAVGFSMDKVFDNMRTGRSRGGLTESRMFGLNFVEDVSDKLKVNGSYDYNFAETEQANKSSSTKFLPSGQFSTDSNSASLGGNEGHRGNVSIDYTGEKDAFYFSPHFSKDHTFSNSNSDQMSFDEKGDKLNSSTSTNSSTGNSISFGSSARYTRKLKQKGQYFSVEMNNSNQNSTHDALRESLTQFYQSEKVDDRRRQYRQDYSTTDNYGISVEFTQPITDSLSVSVGTEWSRRQSINDLQVFNYNEKEQGYTDLNILETNRYTTIGNTVSPYVNFALNKNKYNVNVTTNTQIVKNTATALYNEKWYDLDTRYVNPNVNAMFNYRLSKDNSLFAIYRYNVSYQSANQLLDITDISNPLSTTIGNPDLKPTGQHNANVSYRSYNFQTRAGYSISGNLSVYDNSIVGSVIYDEDKKAISTYKNINGNYQWGVTGDWFKNSKWGEHTLRYGIMLRYNQTVSNGYIDGATYTATSNTIGPRVYLTYDYGEWLSIKPSYNYNHNSTNYTNFSVDKASNFTHRFNIQTTSYWPKKVTFGNDFAYNFNSQIASGFKKDFYMWNISLAYDFYKDKFSAKVKVYDVLNQNTSSTRTIDPMQIVDSESLVLKRYAMFSITYKLNEFAGTKNKGNKGRMGGSRPMRVMSY, encoded by the coding sequence ATGAGAAAATTTCTGAGCTTACTTCTAGTAATATCCTTTGTGAATGCCTATTCACAAAGTACGGTGAATATGACTGGAACTGTACTAGATAGCCTTAAGAAACCTATTGAGGTTGCAACTGTCTATCTTTCTAAAGAGCGGGATTCTAGTCTGGTAGAGTACACGATGACAGATGCAAAAGGAAATTTTAAACTTGCATTTAATAAAGTAAGTGAGCCTGTGCTATTTAAAATTTCGATGATTGGATATAAAGACTTTACCAAGAAGTTTGATAAAGGTATATCGGAAGATATTGATCTTAAGATACTTATTCTGAACGAATATGGCAACCAGCTTGATGAAGTAGTTATTGTGGCTGAAGCTCCGCCTATCCGCATAAAGAAAGATACCTTAGAGTTTAATGCTTCTTCTTTTAAAGTCCGCCCTGATGCGAATCTAGAGGAACTATTAAAAAACTTACCAGGTGTACAACTTGATGAGAATAAAAAGATAACTGTCAATGGTAAACCTGTCAATGAAATACTTGTGAACGGTAAGCCTTTTTTTAATGAAGATGGAGCTGTTGCTCTAGAGAATCTTCCCGCTGAGATTATAAAGAAAGTTCAAATAACGGATAAGAAGACGAAGAGAGAGAAATTCACAGGCGAGAAAAGTCGATCTGATGATGCGAGTATTAATATCACAATAGACGAAGATAAGAATAAAGGGCATTTCGGAAGAGTTTCTGGAGGATATGGAACCGATGATCATTATGAGAGCGGACTGTTCTTAAACACCTTTAATAAGCATAGAAAAGTCAGTTTGATCGGTTCTGCTAATAATATTAATGCAGTAGGATTCTCTATGGATAAGGTCTTTGATAATATGCGAACTGGTCGTTCTCGTGGAGGATTGACAGAGTCACGTATGTTTGGACTTAATTTTGTAGAGGATGTGTCTGATAAATTAAAGGTCAATGGTAGTTATGATTATAACTTCGCAGAGACAGAACAGGCGAATAAATCTTCGAGTACTAAGTTCTTGCCTTCAGGACAGTTTAGTACAGATTCTAATTCTGCTTCACTAGGAGGGAACGAAGGGCATAGAGGAAATGTATCTATTGACTATACAGGAGAGAAAGACGCTTTTTATTTTAGTCCTCATTTTAGTAAAGATCACACTTTCTCTAATAGTAATAGTGATCAAATGTCTTTTGACGAGAAGGGTGATAAATTAAATAGCAGTACTTCTACTAATTCATCTACTGGGAATTCTATTAGTTTTGGGAGTTCAGCTCGCTATACTCGAAAACTTAAGCAGAAAGGGCAATATTTTAGTGTTGAGATGAATAATTCTAATCAGAACTCTACTCATGATGCATTGAGAGAGTCGCTAACTCAGTTCTACCAATCTGAAAAGGTAGATGATAGGCGTAGACAGTATAGACAAGATTATAGTACAACAGATAATTATGGTATCTCTGTAGAATTTACACAGCCTATCACAGACTCGTTAAGTGTCTCTGTAGGTACAGAGTGGAGTAGAAGACAGAGTATAAATGACCTTCAAGTATTTAATTACAATGAGAAGGAACAAGGATATACTGATCTGAATATATTAGAAACGAATAGATATACGACCATAGGTAACACAGTGTCGCCTTATGTGAATTTTGCTCTTAATAAGAATAAGTATAATGTTAATGTAACTACGAATACCCAAATAGTTAAGAATACTGCTACAGCTCTTTATAATGAGAAATGGTATGATTTAGATACACGTTATGTAAATCCGAATGTGAATGCGATGTTTAATTATCGCTTGTCTAAGGATAACAGTTTATTCGCTATCTATCGTTATAATGTTTCTTATCAGAGTGCCAATCAGCTCTTAGATATTACAGATATTTCTAATCCATTAAGCACTACGATAGGTAACCCTGATCTTAAACCGACAGGACAGCATAATGCTAATGTTAGTTATCGCTCTTATAACTTCCAGACTAGAGCAGGATATAGTATCTCAGGAAATCTGAGTGTATATGATAACAGTATCGTAGGCTCCGTGATTTATGATGAAGATAAGAAGGCTATTTCTACCTATAAGAACATTAATGGTAATTATCAGTGGGGAGTAACGGGAGATTGGTTTAAGAATAGCAAGTGGGGAGAACACACATTGAGATACGGTATTATGCTTAGATATAATCAAACAGTGAGTAACGGTTATATAGATGGAGCTACTTATACTGCTACTAGTAATACAATAGGCCCCCGTGTGTATCTAACGTATGATTATGGCGAGTGGTTATCCATCAAGCCATCTTATAACTATAATCACAATAGTACCAATTATACAAACTTCTCTGTGGATAAAGCGTCTAATTTTACTCATCGATTTAATATACAGACGACTTCCTATTGGCCAAAGAAAGTAACTTTCGGTAACGACTTTGCTTACAATTTTAATTCGCAGATTGCTTCTGGCTTTAAGAAAGACTTTTATATGTGGAATATCAGTTTAGCGTATGACTTTTATAAGGATAAGTTTAGTGCTAAGGTAAAAGTATATGATGTGTTAAATCAAAATACTAGTAGTACTCGTACTATCGACCCCATGCAGATCGTAGATTCAGAGAGCTTAGTACTTAAGAGATACGCGATGTTCTCTATTACTTATAAACTAAATGAGTTCGCAGGAACTAAAAATAAAGGCAATAAAGGGAGAATGGGAGGAAGTAGACCGATGAGAGTGATGAGTTATTAG
- the der gene encoding ribosome biogenesis GTPase Der has product MSSIVAIVGRPNVGKSTFFNRLIQRRDAIVDSVSGVTRDRNYGKSEWNGREFSVIDTGGYVKGSDDIFEGEIRHQVTLAIEEADVIIFVVDVEEGITPMDAEVARLLRKETKPVLVAVNKVDSSKRMNDTFEFYNLGLGEVFPIASISGSGTGDLLDEVIKALPPEEEKDETEEELPRFCVVGRPNAGKSSFINALIGEDRYIVTDIAGTTRDAIDTRFTQFGFDFNLVDTAGIRRKAKVKEDLEFYSVMRSVRAIEHSDVCILMIDATRGFEGQDQSIFWLAEKNRKGIVILVNKWDLVDKDTMTAKQYEDRIREEIAPFTDVPIIFTSTITKQRLLKALETAVEVYQNRKARISTSKFNEAMLPVVEQTPPPAIKGKYIKVKYCMQLPTPTPQFVFFANLPQYIKDPYKRYIENKLREMYNFSGVPIEIYFRQK; this is encoded by the coding sequence ATGAGTAGTATAGTAGCCATAGTTGGTAGACCAAACGTAGGAAAGTCAACCTTTTTTAATCGTTTGATTCAAAGAAGAGACGCCATCGTAGATTCGGTTAGTGGAGTGACACGTGATAGAAACTACGGCAAGTCGGAGTGGAACGGACGTGAGTTCTCAGTGATAGACACTGGAGGATACGTTAAGGGTTCTGACGATATTTTTGAAGGTGAAATTAGACATCAAGTTACCCTAGCGATAGAGGAAGCTGATGTAATAATATTTGTAGTAGATGTAGAAGAAGGTATCACACCTATGGATGCTGAAGTAGCCCGTCTATTGCGCAAAGAGACTAAACCTGTATTAGTAGCTGTTAATAAAGTAGACAGTTCTAAACGTATGAATGATACTTTCGAATTCTATAACTTAGGATTAGGTGAGGTATTTCCTATTGCTAGTATTAGTGGTAGTGGTACAGGGGATTTATTAGACGAAGTAATTAAAGCTTTACCTCCAGAGGAAGAGAAAGATGAAACTGAAGAGGAGTTACCACGTTTTTGTGTGGTAGGTCGTCCTAATGCAGGTAAATCTAGTTTTATCAATGCACTTATTGGAGAAGATCGTTATATTGTTACTGATATAGCTGGTACTACACGTGATGCTATTGATACGCGTTTTACTCAGTTTGGTTTTGACTTTAACTTAGTAGATACTGCGGGTATCCGTAGAAAAGCAAAAGTAAAAGAAGATCTTGAGTTCTATTCAGTAATGAGATCTGTGAGAGCTATTGAGCACAGTGATGTATGTATCTTGATGATTGATGCTACACGTGGTTTCGAAGGACAAGATCAAAGTATATTCTGGTTAGCTGAGAAAAACAGAAAAGGTATCGTAATCCTTGTTAATAAATGGGATTTAGTTGATAAAGATACAATGACTGCTAAACAGTATGAAGATAGAATTCGCGAAGAAATAGCGCCATTTACTGATGTGCCTATCATATTTACGTCTACGATCACTAAACAACGTTTATTAAAAGCGTTAGAAACTGCTGTAGAAGTATATCAAAATAGAAAAGCGAGAATTTCGACTTCTAAATTTAATGAAGCAATGTTGCCTGTAGTAGAGCAGACGCCACCTCCAGCAATTAAAGGAAAATATATCAAGGTAAAATATTGTATGCAATTGCCTACACCTACGCCGCAATTCGTATTTTTTGCTAACTTGCCACAATATATCAAAGACCCTTACAAACGATATATCGAGAATAAGTTAAGAGAAATGTACAACTTCAGTGGTGTGCCTATTGAGATTTATTTCCGTCAAAAATAG
- the era gene encoding GTPase Era, producing MTHKAGYVNIIGNPNVGKSTLMNALVGERLSIITSKAQTTRHRILGIVNGDDYQIVFSDTPGIIKPAYELQESMMDFVKSAFEDADVLIYMVEIGERELKDEAFFARINNSKVPVMLLLNKIDKSNQTQLEEQIALWGEKVPNAEIFPISALEKFNTQAVYERIIELLPESPPYFPKDSLTDKNERFFVSEIIREKILLNYDKEVPYAVEVETEEFLEDETIIRIRAVIMVERDSQKGIIIGHKGAALKRVGITAREEMEKFFLKKVHLELFVKVNKDWRSNDYQLRRFGYNQKK from the coding sequence ATGACGCATAAAGCTGGTTACGTTAACATTATTGGTAATCCAAATGTAGGTAAATCAACACTAATGAATGCTTTAGTAGGAGAGAGATTGTCTATCATCACTTCTAAAGCACAGACAACTAGACATAGAATATTAGGTATCGTGAATGGAGATGATTATCAAATCGTATTCTCTGATACACCTGGTATTATTAAACCTGCATACGAATTACAAGAGTCAATGATGGACTTCGTTAAATCTGCTTTTGAGGATGCGGACGTATTGATTTATATGGTAGAGATAGGGGAAAGAGAGTTAAAAGATGAAGCATTCTTCGCTAGAATTAACAACTCTAAGGTACCTGTGATGTTGTTACTTAATAAGATTGACAAATCTAATCAGACTCAACTGGAAGAACAAATAGCGCTATGGGGAGAGAAAGTTCCCAATGCAGAGATATTCCCAATTTCTGCGTTAGAGAAGTTTAATACACAGGCTGTGTATGAACGTATCATCGAGTTATTACCTGAATCACCACCTTATTTTCCTAAAGACTCTCTTACAGATAAGAATGAGCGTTTCTTCGTGAGTGAGATTATTCGTGAGAAGATATTGCTTAATTATGATAAAGAAGTACCATACGCAGTAGAGGTAGAGACAGAAGAGTTCTTAGAAGATGAAACTATTATCCGTATTAGAGCAGTTATTATGGTAGAACGTGATAGTCAGAAAGGAATTATCATCGGACATAAAGGAGCTGCGCTTAAACGTGTAGGTATCACTGCAAGAGAAGAGATGGAAAAATTCTTCTTAAAGAAAGTACACTTAGAGCTTTTCGTGAAGGTGAATAAAGATTGGAGATCTAACGACTATCAATTACGTCGTTTCGGATATAACCAAAAGAAGTAA
- a CDS encoding CatB-related O-acetyltransferase, whose product MTEEHNKHWSKVEYLHETVKNPNIHIKGTTSYYSNAWSGNFEESVVRYLYGDDYSLQTWKPLWHIDQLYIGSHVCIAAEVVILMGGNNTHRTDWFSLYPFSETIQESYQAKGNTIISDGAWLGMRSMIMPGIKIGEGAIIASGAVVIKDVAPYTIVAGNPAKPIKQRFSEETIKNLIDLKIYEWQEEKLNKLLKQLCSNDIESLIDAHHRYNQASQDI is encoded by the coding sequence ATGACAGAAGAGCATAATAAACATTGGTCTAAAGTAGAATATCTACACGAAACAGTGAAGAATCCAAACATACATATTAAAGGAACAACAAGTTATTATAGCAATGCTTGGTCAGGTAACTTTGAAGAAAGTGTTGTGAGATACTTATATGGAGATGACTATAGTCTTCAGACTTGGAAACCTCTATGGCATATCGATCAGCTATATATAGGATCTCACGTCTGTATAGCAGCAGAAGTAGTAATCCTAATGGGAGGCAATAATACTCATCGCACAGATTGGTTTAGCCTATATCCCTTTAGTGAGACAATACAAGAATCATATCAAGCTAAGGGGAACACAATCATTAGTGATGGAGCTTGGTTAGGAATGCGTTCTATGATTATGCCAGGCATTAAGATAGGTGAAGGCGCTATTATTGCCTCAGGAGCTGTCGTTATAAAGGATGTGGCCCCTTATACTATAGTAGCAGGTAACCCAGCCAAGCCAATAAAACAGCGATTCTCAGAAGAAACAATAAAAAACTTGATTGATTTAAAAATATATGAGTGGCAAGAAGAAAAGCTAAACAAACTACTTAAGCAACTATGTTCCAATGATATCGAATCACTAATAGATGCTCATCATAGGTACAATCAAGCTTCACAGGATATCTAA
- a CDS encoding ABC-F family ATP-binding cassette domain-containing protein — protein sequence MLNIHNLSVSFSGEYLFENVTFRIGAGDRVGLVGKNGAGKSTMLKLLSGDLEPDTGSMAIEKELRIGFLRQDIEFTPGRTVLDEAYQAFVEIKKVEADLEKVNIELNERTDYESESYSELIEKLSDLTHRFEIIGGYNYVGNTERILIGLGFKREDFNNQTDTFSGGWRMRIELAKLLLQDNDLLLLDEPTNHLDIESIIWLEQFLKAYAGAVVIISHDKMFLDNVTNRTIEISLGKIYDFNKPYSQYLILREELREMQLASQKNQAKKIEETEKLIEKFRYKATKASMAQSLIKKLDKVERIEVDEDDNAVMNISFPVSIDPGRVVLEIDKVTKRYGDKVIFKDIDLLVERGIKVAFVGQNGQGKSTLIKAIMEEFEYDGTIKLGHNVQLGYFAQNQADYLDGEKTVLDTMLDAATDGNRVKVRDMLGSFLFRGDVVEKKVKVLSGGERNRLALCKMLLLPINVLLMDEPTNHLDIKSKNVLKKALENFKGTLLLVSHDRDFLQGLTQLVYEFKDQKIKQYLGDINYFLEERNAQNMREIEKVTVAPVAKAVVVEEKKVPVSYEDQKKQKTLQNRLSKIESEIAELEKKVAKNDERLAVEYEKLMADASFFSEYEKKKTKIDALMTEWEEIQEQLS from the coding sequence ATGTTAAATATACACAATCTATCAGTTTCTTTTTCTGGTGAGTATTTATTTGAGAATGTGACATTCCGCATCGGCGCAGGTGACCGAGTGGGGTTAGTTGGGAAGAATGGAGCTGGTAAGTCCACTATGTTGAAATTATTATCAGGAGATTTAGAACCTGATACGGGAAGTATGGCTATTGAGAAAGAGCTCCGTATCGGATTCTTAAGACAGGATATTGAATTTACACCTGGTAGAACTGTACTAGACGAAGCTTATCAAGCTTTCGTAGAGATCAAGAAAGTCGAAGCAGACCTTGAAAAAGTTAATATTGAATTAAATGAGCGTACAGACTATGAGTCTGAAAGTTATAGTGAGTTAATCGAGAAGCTAAGTGACTTGACGCATCGTTTTGAGATTATCGGAGGATATAACTACGTGGGTAACACAGAGCGTATCTTAATAGGTCTTGGTTTTAAGCGCGAGGATTTTAATAATCAGACGGATACTTTCTCAGGGGGATGGCGTATGCGTATTGAGTTAGCGAAGTTATTATTGCAAGATAATGATTTGCTACTTCTGGATGAGCCGACGAACCACTTGGATATCGAGAGTATCATTTGGTTAGAACAATTCTTAAAAGCTTATGCTGGAGCAGTAGTGATTATTTCCCATGATAAGATGTTCTTAGATAATGTAACTAACCGTACGATAGAAATATCATTAGGTAAGATATATGACTTTAATAAGCCTTATTCGCAGTATTTAATACTACGAGAAGAGCTTCGTGAGATGCAATTAGCTTCTCAAAAGAATCAAGCGAAGAAGATAGAGGAGACTGAGAAACTTATCGAGAAGTTTAGATATAAAGCTACAAAGGCTTCTATGGCGCAATCTCTTATCAAGAAACTTGATAAAGTAGAGCGTATAGAAGTAGATGAGGATGATAATGCGGTAATGAATATCTCATTCCCTGTAAGTATTGATCCAGGAAGAGTAGTTCTAGAGATTGATAAAGTAACGAAGCGTTATGGGGATAAAGTTATCTTTAAAGATATTGATTTATTAGTAGAGCGTGGAATCAAAGTAGCATTCGTGGGACAGAATGGTCAAGGTAAATCTACGTTAATCAAAGCTATAATGGAGGAGTTTGAATACGATGGTACTATTAAGTTAGGACACAATGTTCAGTTAGGATATTTCGCACAGAATCAAGCAGATTACTTAGATGGTGAGAAAACTGTACTAGATACAATGTTAGATGCAGCTACTGATGGTAATCGTGTGAAGGTGCGTGATATGTTAGGATCGTTCTTGTTTAGAGGAGATGTTGTAGAGAAGAAGGTTAAAGTCCTTTCAGGAGGTGAGCGTAATAGACTTGCGTTATGTAAGATGTTGCTTCTTCCTATCAATGTGTTGCTGATGGATGAGCCGACGAACCACTTGGATATTAAGTCTAAGAACGTATTAAAGAAAGCGCTAGAGAACTTTAAAGGGACTTTGCTATTAGTATCTCACGATCGTGATTTTCTTCAGGGGTTAACACAGTTAGTTTATGAGTTTAAAGATCAAAAGATAAAGCAATACTTAGGTGATATCAATTACTTCCTAGAAGAGCGCAATGCACAGAATATGCGTGAGATTGAGAAAGTAACTGTTGCTCCAGTGGCTAAAGCAGTAGTAGTGGAGGAGAAGAAAGTACCTGTGTCTTATGAAGATCAAAAGAAGCAAAAAACACTTCAAAATAGATTGAGCAAGATAGAGAGTGAAATAGCTGAACTTGAGAAGAAAGTAGCTAAAAATGATGAACGCCTAGCTGTAGAATATGAAAAGCTAATGGCTGATGCTAGTTTCTTTAGTGAATACGAAAAGAAAAAAACTAAGATAGATGCATTAATGACTGAATGGGAAGAGATTCAAGAGCAGTTATCGTAG
- a CDS encoding NAD(P)/FAD-dependent oxidoreductase, with translation MLIGMVDYIVVGTGLAGICFTEKLASEGKTFVVIDNEQRSSSLMAGGMYNPVVLKRFTDVWKVEEQLEIAMPFYAALEDKLGVQFMFEMPLYRRLLSVEEQNNWFHAADKPNLEKFLKPKLVREDVNGVKSPFGFGEVSSTGYVETKTLIGAYRTYLSSISSYRHETFDYDQLSYTEDSVTYKDIEAKHIVFAEGFGMLNNPFFKDLPLDGTKGEVLLVKIPNLNIDFILKANVFLIPIGDDLYKVGATYDWEDKSDTPTEEGLKELIEGLKDVVELDFEVVAHNAGVRPTVKDRRPLLGRSRESARVHVLNGLGTRGVLLGPFLADKLYNNIENAMVLEENISIHRYKKFKF, from the coding sequence ATGCTTATAGGTATGGTAGATTATATTGTAGTTGGAACTGGTTTGGCAGGGATCTGTTTTACTGAGAAACTTGCATCTGAGGGTAAGACCTTCGTAGTAATTGATAATGAACAACGCTCTTCGTCTTTAATGGCTGGTGGGATGTATAATCCAGTTGTTCTAAAGCGTTTTACAGATGTGTGGAAGGTAGAGGAGCAGTTAGAGATAGCAATGCCTTTTTATGCTGCTTTAGAAGATAAATTGGGAGTTCAGTTTATGTTTGAGATGCCTTTGTATAGAAGATTGTTATCTGTAGAAGAACAGAATAACTGGTTTCACGCAGCTGATAAACCTAATCTAGAGAAATTTCTTAAGCCTAAGTTAGTTAGGGAAGATGTAAACGGGGTGAAGTCTCCGTTTGGCTTTGGAGAAGTAAGTTCTACAGGGTATGTAGAGACCAAAACGTTGATAGGAGCTTACAGAACTTATTTGTCTTCGATAAGCAGCTATAGACATGAAACATTTGATTATGATCAATTAAGTTATACTGAAGATAGTGTTACTTATAAAGATATTGAGGCGAAGCATATTGTATTTGCTGAGGGATTTGGTATGTTGAATAATCCTTTCTTTAAAGATCTGCCACTTGACGGAACTAAGGGAGAAGTGTTATTAGTTAAGATTCCAAATCTAAACATCGACTTTATCCTTAAGGCGAACGTGTTCTTGATTCCTATTGGTGATGACTTGTATAAAGTCGGAGCTACTTATGATTGGGAGGACAAGTCTGATACGCCTACAGAAGAGGGATTAAAAGAGCTTATAGAAGGATTAAAAGACGTTGTGGAATTAGACTTTGAAGTAGTAGCTCATAACGCTGGTGTGCGACCTACAGTGAAGGATCGTAGACCATTATTAGGAAGAAGTAGAGAATCAGCAAGAGTTCATGTTTTAAATGGACTGGGAACTAGAGGTGTTCTTTTAGGTCCTTTCCTAGCTGATAAATTATATAATAATATTGAAAATGCTATGGTGTTAGAAGAGAATATCTCTATCCATAGATATAAGAAGTTTAAATTTTAG
- the gldN gene encoding gliding motility protein GldN gives MNWKNFSLYIVFTMFSIGAFAQTNLLNVKSAADIGIVPIEQILIRAEGPIPYGFVREKDILFGIKVWENISLAEKANEMYLYPLDEYTEGGNKPLFKVLLDGIKSGDIDEVYDDSDFKNKRNLKDIQDSFVKIDTLDAGIEYLNAGEQVPAEYIQRTELTAADVKEYHILGMWFFDRNEGQLKYRLLGIAPVVADLYTKGSARENYVELFWVFFANAREVLFQNYAFNAKNPLNPINFDHLLNSRRFSATIYKADNQYGNRKIDDYIKNNDLKRLFEGERIKELIRNLEDDMWNY, from the coding sequence ATGAACTGGAAGAATTTTTCACTATATATAGTGTTTACGATGTTTTCAATAGGAGCTTTTGCTCAGACTAACCTATTGAATGTTAAATCTGCTGCGGATATTGGTATTGTACCAATAGAACAAATTTTAATTAGAGCAGAAGGACCTATTCCTTATGGATTTGTTCGTGAGAAGGATATCTTATTTGGTATCAAAGTTTGGGAGAATATTTCTTTAGCTGAAAAAGCAAATGAAATGTATTTATATCCTTTGGATGAATATACAGAAGGAGGAAATAAACCTCTTTTTAAAGTACTATTAGACGGAATAAAATCTGGAGATATTGATGAAGTATATGATGATAGTGATTTTAAGAATAAGCGTAACTTAAAAGATATTCAAGATTCGTTCGTTAAAATAGATACTTTAGATGCAGGTATTGAGTATTTAAATGCAGGAGAACAAGTTCCTGCTGAGTATATCCAAAGAACAGAACTTACAGCTGCAGATGTAAAAGAGTATCATATTTTAGGGATGTGGTTTTTTGACAGAAACGAAGGTCAGTTAAAATATAGATTGCTTGGTATTGCTCCGGTTGTAGCAGATTTGTATACAAAGGGATCAGCTCGTGAGAATTATGTGGAATTGTTTTGGGTTTTCTTTGCAAATGCTCGAGAAGTTTTGTTCCAAAACTATGCGTTCAATGCTAAGAATCCACTTAATCCAATCAACTTTGATCACTTGTTAAACTCAAGAAGATTTAGTGCTACTATTTACAAAGCAGATAATCAATACGGAAACCGTAAAATTGACGATTATATCAAGAATAATGATTTAAAACGTTTATTTGAAGGAGAAAGAATTAAAGAATTGATTCGAAACCTTGAAGATGATATGTGGAATTACTAA